In Choristoneura fumiferana chromosome 21, NRCan_CFum_1, whole genome shotgun sequence, a single genomic region encodes these proteins:
- the LOC141439989 gene encoding uncharacterized protein: protein MKPPKQIDFYQLVSLNVNSLKWFGLWFYIPYPTLSVQFWLHVFVRVASGIVVFTIPPMGQMAYLVKLLLSGKYEILSLASSVNLMMTESLASIKLADLLFRRDLLSKLIDQVIKGDFPRTEAHSHILQHGINLSRWIFICLLIGAGTDVFCKLNQ from the exons ATGAAGCCACCAAAGCAGATTGACTTTTACCAACTAGTGTCCTTAAACGTAAATAGTTTAAAGTGGTTCGGGCTTTGGTTCTACATACCCTACCCTACGTTGTCTGTTCAGTTCTGGTTGCACGTTTTTGTAAGGGTAGCCTCCGGTATCGTGGTCTTTACTATTCCGCCTATGGGCCAAATGGCTTATCTTGTTAAATTACTCCTGTCAGGAAAATATGAGATCCTGAGTCTAGCATCAAG TGTCAACTTAATGATGACGGAGTCACTAGCTTCAATCAAGCTGGCGGATTTGCTCTTTCGTCGAGACCTTTTAAGCAAATTGATCGATCAGGTCATAAAAGGAGACTTTCCTCGCACTGAGGCTCACAGTCATATTCTACAACATGGTATTAATCTATCGCGATGGATCTTTATATGCCTCTTAATTGGCGCTGGTACTGATGTCTTTTGTAAGTTAAATCAATAG